One Ranitomeya variabilis isolate aRanVar5 chromosome 5, aRanVar5.hap1, whole genome shotgun sequence DNA window includes the following coding sequences:
- the LOC143777138 gene encoding uncharacterized protein LOC143777138: protein MCVFFVVSVGDVTTRWRSIRDQYRRERQQRERSGAGAPPKKKKYIYFDRLNFLNPSMDLRPTQSNLTDRETGSDSELVIDPVGEGEEVAGPSAAPSGSIPPGSLSSGQAAPSASIPHQEDPQFASSAAASSAAPPPSQDDPGNSSSPTVALDPSPQAAVRPQRARRRRQLIQSRQNVDAGVMSYLARVRDDDGEEGFTRSLAQYLRSIERELRLRVRGCFQILVDACTPPNNPYNLMLMIEQWQMSPENVLRPQRLQGLAAPQGSEAPPPRQPTPQPQPTTNTQWPPQQHMAGYHQTSQYGHLSTPSAGGWSQPGYGQYGHFGLGYDSRPYGHPQQGYLQNPRPTLPSSQHHSWANVPQATTTSAQGAGQLGLQVPPDADTEQATSPAPTYQDL, encoded by the exons atgtgtgtattttttgtggtttcagtgggtgatgttacaacaaggtggcggagtatccgcgatcagtacaggagggagaggcagcagcgggagagaagtggagccggggcacctcccaaaaaaaagaaatacatctattttgaccggctcaactttctgaatcccagcatggacctcaggcc aactcagtctaacctcactgacagggagacagggtctgactcggaactggtcattgacccagttggtgaaggtgaagaggtggctggtccatctgctgctccctctggctccatccctcctggatcccTCTCATCTGGTCAGGCAGCTCCATCTGCATCCATACCACACCAAGAGGACCCACAGTTTGCCTCTTCCGCCGCAGcatcatcagcagcaccaccacctagccaggatgaccctggaaatagcagcagcccgACTGTTGCCCTGgatccatccccacaggctgcagtaagaccacagcgtgcacgccgcagaagaCAGCTGATCCAAAGCCGccaaaacgtggatgctggggtcaTGAGCTATTTGGCACGTGTCcgagacgatgatggggaggagggttttaccaggagccttgcccagtacttaaggtccatagagcgggagttaaggcttcgtgtgagaggctgttttcagatccttgtggacgcatgcacccccccaaataacccatacaatctcatgctgatgattgaacagtggcagatgtcacctgaaaatgttctgcggcctcagagattacaaggcctggcagctccacaaggatctgaagcaccccctccacgtcagccaacacctcagccccaacccacaacaaacacacaatggccacctcagcaacatatggcgggatatcatcaaacatcccaatatggccacttgtccacacccagtgctggaggctggtcccaacctgggtatggacaatatggtcattttggtttgggttatgattcccggccataTGGTCATCCCCAGCAGGGGTATCTCCAAAATCCAcgccccactcttccaagttcccagcatcatagctgggctaatgtccctcaggccactacaacatctgcacagggtgctggacaattgggcctacaagtgccacctgatgcagacactgagcaagctacttctcctgcaccaacctaccaggacttgtaa